A region of Nitrospinota bacterium DNA encodes the following proteins:
- a CDS encoding PKD domain-containing protein — MEPVKNKLLAAVMAMTLSLAGCGLENKINETLNPPVADTSPKAVFAVDGGVSKVGAQITLDGSYSYDPQAKSITYAWTLEPPRGSVAALGSATSTITSFTADKGGYYLVSLQVTNSGGAVSEVESYTVSIEGTDSNHPPVAQAGADLTVTAPDVAILDGSLSYDADGDNLRYTWTLISQPSTSTAATVSDTSSHTAFLYPDVAGTYTMRLVVDDGTDSDQDFVVVTAN, encoded by the coding sequence ATGGAGCCCGTAAAAAATAAACTGTTGGCGGCGGTTATGGCGATGACGCTGTCATTGGCCGGGTGCGGCCTGGAAAACAAGATAAACGAAACCTTGAATCCCCCCGTGGCGGACACCAGCCCCAAGGCGGTGTTCGCCGTGGATGGCGGAGTGTCCAAGGTGGGCGCCCAGATAACCCTGGACGGCTCTTACAGCTACGACCCGCAGGCCAAAAGCATTACATACGCGTGGACTTTGGAGCCCCCCAGGGGGAGCGTGGCGGCGCTGGGTTCAGCCACATCCACCATTACATCCTTCACCGCCGATAAAGGGGGCTATTATTTGGTTTCCCTCCAGGTTACCAACAGCGGCGGCGCGGTTAGCGAGGTGGAATCTTACACGGTGTCCATCGAAGGTACGGATTCCAACCACCCGCCCGTGGCCCAGGCCGGAGCCGACCTGACCGTTACCGCCCCCGATGTGGCTATCCTTGACGGCTCTCTGAGCTATGACGCCGACGGGGACAATCTGCGATACACCTGGACGCTGATCAGCCAGCCATCCACCTCCACCGCGGCTACGGTAAGCGACACTTCGTCGCACACGGCGTTCCTGTACCCGGACGTGGCTGGCACATACACCATGCGCCTGGTGGTGGACGACGGTACGGACAGCGACCAGGATTTCGTGGTGGTGACGGCGAATTAG
- a CDS encoding ATP citrate lyase, with translation MSIVADENTRVVIMGGVAGVNAAKRMAEFCYLSSIPYNVTAFVYPPDAGKTAEINYGSQFLAVPIYKSVKEVTDNHPETNTALVYIGANRAYQGCMEALENEKIKFVSMITEGVPERDAKLLIKNSRKLGKVLNGPSSIGVLSAGKCRLGVIGGEYNNLKLSKLYRPGSFGVITKSGGLSNEIMWLCSQFADGITTTIGVGGDAYPVTDFITYLDMFENDPQTKAVVIVGEMGGDLEDKAAEWYAAKPRRIKLVGVVSGYCQEHLPKGMKFGHAGAKEGMHGEGSARSKSDKLRRAGAIVPPTFGDLGATIKQVYEDLKATGQIKEIDEIPASRLPDLPKRAEDAIKEGDIMVQPLFKTTISDDRGDEPLYCGYAASELIEKGYDITHIIGLLWNKKLVSDKEAEIIKRILMLAADHGPCVSGALGTIIAACAGIGLSQSVAAGLIMIGPRFGGAVTDAAKYFRFGLNSYPNDIPGFLAHMKQNVGPVPGIGHRVKSLKNPDKRVQVLKQSVKELGLRTPTLDYALAVEAITTTKKDNLILNVDGCMACVLVDLGFPEESLNGFFVLARTIGMIGHWTDQKREGGRLIRMYNYLVNFATPRRREVPNRK, from the coding sequence ATGAGCATTGTCGCCGACGAGAATACCAGGGTAGTGATCATGGGCGGGGTGGCCGGCGTGAACGCCGCCAAGCGCATGGCGGAGTTCTGCTACCTCAGCTCCATACCATATAACGTAACGGCGTTCGTTTATCCGCCGGACGCGGGCAAGACCGCCGAGATAAACTACGGCTCGCAGTTCCTGGCCGTGCCGATATACAAGTCGGTGAAAGAGGTCACCGACAACCATCCGGAGACGAACACGGCGCTGGTGTACATCGGGGCCAACCGCGCATACCAGGGCTGTATGGAGGCGCTGGAGAACGAGAAGATAAAGTTCGTCTCCATGATCACCGAAGGGGTGCCGGAGCGGGACGCGAAGCTTCTCATAAAGAACTCCCGCAAGCTGGGGAAGGTGCTAAACGGCCCGTCGTCCATAGGCGTGCTGTCCGCCGGGAAATGCCGGTTGGGCGTTATCGGCGGCGAGTACAACAACCTGAAACTCTCCAAACTTTACAGGCCCGGCTCTTTTGGCGTAATCACCAAGTCCGGCGGGCTTTCCAACGAGATCATGTGGCTGTGCTCCCAGTTCGCCGATGGTATTACAACCACTATCGGCGTTGGCGGCGACGCTTACCCCGTCACCGATTTTATCACCTACCTCGACATGTTCGAGAACGACCCGCAGACCAAGGCGGTGGTGATCGTCGGCGAAATGGGCGGAGACCTGGAAGACAAGGCGGCTGAATGGTACGCGGCGAAACCGCGCCGGATAAAGCTTGTGGGTGTGGTGTCGGGTTATTGCCAGGAACACCTGCCCAAGGGCATGAAGTTCGGCCACGCAGGCGCGAAGGAAGGCATGCACGGGGAAGGCTCGGCCCGTTCCAAGAGCGACAAGCTCCGGAGAGCCGGGGCCATCGTGCCCCCCACTTTCGGCGACCTGGGGGCCACCATAAAGCAGGTTTACGAAGACCTGAAAGCCACCGGCCAGATAAAGGAGATCGACGAGATTCCCGCCTCCCGGCTACCCGACCTTCCCAAGAGGGCCGAGGACGCCATAAAGGAAGGCGACATCATGGTACAGCCCCTGTTCAAGACCACCATCTCCGACGACCGGGGGGACGAGCCGCTCTACTGCGGTTACGCCGCTTCCGAGCTTATCGAGAAGGGGTACGACATTACGCACATCATCGGCCTGCTGTGGAACAAGAAGCTGGTGAGCGACAAGGAAGCGGAGATAATCAAACGCATCCTCATGCTGGCGGCGGACCATGGCCCCTGCGTCTCCGGCGCGCTGGGCACGATCATAGCCGCCTGCGCGGGCATCGGCCTTTCGCAGTCCGTGGCGGCGGGGCTTATCATGATCGGGCCCAGGTTCGGCGGCGCGGTGACCGACGCGGCCAAGTATTTCCGTTTCGGGCTCAATAGCTATCCCAACGACATCCCCGGCTTCCTGGCCCATATGAAGCAGAACGTGGGCCCGGTCCCCGGTATCGGCCACAGGGTGAAGTCCCTTAAAAATCCCGACAAGCGGGTGCAGGTGCTCAAGCAGAGCGTAAAAGAGCTGGGGCTTAGAACCCCCACGCTGGATTACGCGCTGGCGGTGGAGGCCATCACCACCACGAAGAAGGATAACCTTATCCTGAACGTGGACGGTTGCATGGCCTGCGTGCTGGTGGACCTTGGGTTCCCGGAAGAGTCGCTGAACGGGTTCTTCGTATTGGCCCGCACCATCGGCATGATCGGCCACTGGACCGACCAGAAACGCGAAGGCGGCAGGCTTATCAGGATGTATAACTACCTGGTGAACTTCGCCACCCCCCGCAGGCGGGAAGTGCCCAACAGGAAGTAA
- a CDS encoding ATP citrate lyase — protein MGKVLEGPGMELFNKWGIYTPRHVVISSLDQIDSLVHSNKWMRECKMVVKAHEAIGSRMKLGLVKVDLDIDGAMAAAKDILGRDVNGLIISQVIISEMIPHKEEYYLAVKSTREGAEILMAKFGGIEVESNWDKVKRTFVEVGDKATDDQLEKLAKEAGFTGEMVEKMKKFASRLFECYDNEDGSYMEINPLTINPADGKLCALDAVILLDNDARFRHSDWNFSFASEFGRAYTDNEKTIMEIDSRVKGSVKLIEIPGGTVALLPAGGGASVFYSDAVIATGGSIANYAEYSGDPPAWAVEALTDKVCSLPGIKHIIVGGAIANFTDVKATFTGIIAGFRKAKEEGKLNGVKIWVRRGGPNEAVGLEYMRNLADEGFDIHVYDRYTPLTDIVKFALQGEGK, from the coding sequence ATGGGCAAGGTCTTGGAAGGCCCCGGAATGGAGTTGTTCAACAAGTGGGGCATATACACCCCGCGTCACGTTGTCATCTCCTCGCTGGACCAGATTGATTCGCTGGTCCATTCCAACAAATGGATGCGCGAATGCAAGATGGTGGTGAAAGCTCACGAGGCCATCGGCTCCCGCATGAAGCTGGGGCTTGTGAAAGTTGATTTGGATATTGATGGCGCCATGGCCGCCGCCAAGGATATCCTGGGCAGGGACGTGAACGGCCTCATCATATCCCAGGTGATCATCTCCGAAATGATACCGCACAAGGAAGAGTACTACCTTGCGGTAAAATCCACCCGCGAGGGCGCCGAGATACTGATGGCCAAGTTCGGCGGCATCGAGGTGGAGTCCAACTGGGACAAGGTGAAACGCACCTTCGTAGAGGTGGGCGACAAGGCCACAGACGATCAGCTGGAGAAACTGGCCAAAGAGGCCGGTTTTACCGGGGAGATGGTGGAGAAGATGAAAAAGTTCGCCTCCCGCCTCTTCGAGTGTTACGACAACGAGGACGGCTCCTACATGGAGATAAACCCTCTTACCATCAATCCCGCCGATGGCAAGCTTTGCGCCCTGGACGCGGTCATCCTGCTGGATAACGACGCCAGGTTCCGCCATTCGGACTGGAACTTCTCTTTCGCCTCGGAGTTCGGCCGGGCATACACCGACAACGAGAAGACCATAATGGAGATAGACAGCCGCGTGAAGGGCTCGGTGAAACTCATCGAGATCCCCGGCGGCACGGTGGCGCTGTTACCAGCGGGCGGCGGCGCATCGGTGTTCTATTCCGACGCGGTGATAGCCACCGGCGGCTCCATAGCCAATTACGCGGAGTATTCCGGCGATCCCCCCGCGTGGGCGGTGGAGGCGCTGACGGACAAGGTATGCTCCCTACCCGGCATAAAGCACATCATAGTGGGCGGCGCCATAGCCAACTTCACCGACGTGAAGGCCACCTTTACCGGCATTATAGCGGGTTTCCGGAAGGCCAAAGAGGAAGGCAAGCTCAACGGTGTGAAGATATGGGTCCGCAGGGGCGGCCCCAACGAGGCCGTGGGGCTGGAGTACATGAGGAACCTGGCCGACGAGGGTTTCGACATCCACGTGTACGACCGTTACACTCCGCTTACCGACATCGTGAAGTTCGCTTTGCAAGGGGAGGGCAAGTAA